A part of Andrena cerasifolii isolate SP2316 chromosome 10, iyAndCera1_principal, whole genome shotgun sequence genomic DNA contains:
- the LOC143373955 gene encoding uncharacterized protein LOC143373955 — protein MFPCKHFSWRGAWQLCDGRRKVKAYDDEYNRRKVSAIPRFLRKVNEYCRYTANTSTRLRPTGTVMLSQATRLCAQVYAHASIIEQLSPIGYAGSNRRVVLSQLRAWKRILYETFILQPSLIVWPEV, from the coding sequence CATTTTTCTTGGCGAGGCGCCTGGCAACTGTGCGACGGAAGAAGGAAAGTAAAGGCGTACGATGATGAGTATAACAGGAGGAAAGTTTCAGCAATCCCCAGGTTCCTTCGCAAGGTAAATGAGTACTGTAGATATACGGCAAACACCAGTACACGCCTACGTCCAACAGGCACTGTCATGCTGAGCCAGGCAACACGATTATGCGCCCAAGTTTATGCGCACGCGAGCATAATAGAGCAATTATCCCCGATAGGATATGCAGGTAGCAACAGACGAGTTGTCCTGTCGCAGCTGCGTGCGTGGAAACGCATCCTATACGAAACGTTTATTTTACAGCCAAGCTTAATTGTATGGCCAGAGGTATGA